The Saccharomonospora cyanea NA-134 genome includes a region encoding these proteins:
- a CDS encoding FGGY-family carbohydrate kinase, which translates to MSAIAIDAGTSLIKAVVFDDDGHEVAVARHATEVRRPHPGWAEQDMDSVWQAVAAAIREVLPQARDGVRFVALTAQGDGCWLVDEHAEPTGPAILWSDGRAAPVVDRWLRDGVAQEAFRINGSLGFAGLPHAILTWLREHDPDRVASSATALTCGGWLFSRLTGVVGVDLSDASVPLLDPRTSAYSPELLSLFGIEWARPLLPRVLDGPDATAGLTRAAAAELGLAEGTPVVLAPYDVASTALGAGSTAAGLACTILGTTLCTEVFTPTVDTSGDPSGLTLVLGSGADLVRAFPTLAGTEVLGWASDLLGLAHPRELSALAEQAPPGAGGLVFLPYLSPAGERVPFLDTSARGTFWGLSLEHGRDAVARAVFEGLTMVVKDCLLAAGARTHELRVCGGGSNSEMWCRLIADVTGLRVVRPADGEVGAKGAFLTGLVATGSEPDLTRAARRHVRLDRTYEPEPDLVEGYADQYERFGSLRRIATRGWHLDRQGRQGRQGHRQATQEDPA; encoded by the coding sequence ATGTCGGCGATCGCGATCGACGCCGGAACCTCGCTGATCAAGGCCGTCGTCTTCGACGACGACGGGCACGAGGTCGCGGTGGCGCGGCACGCGACGGAGGTCCGCAGGCCTCACCCCGGCTGGGCGGAGCAGGACATGGACTCCGTCTGGCAGGCGGTGGCCGCCGCGATCCGCGAGGTGCTCCCCCAGGCACGCGACGGGGTGCGGTTCGTCGCGCTGACCGCACAGGGGGACGGCTGCTGGCTCGTCGACGAGCATGCGGAACCGACGGGCCCGGCGATCCTGTGGTCCGACGGGCGCGCCGCACCGGTGGTCGACCGGTGGCTGCGCGACGGCGTGGCGCAGGAGGCGTTCCGGATCAACGGCTCCCTCGGGTTCGCCGGACTCCCCCATGCGATCCTCACCTGGCTGCGGGAGCACGACCCGGACCGCGTCGCCTCGTCGGCGACGGCGCTGACCTGCGGCGGCTGGCTGTTCTCCCGTCTCACGGGGGTGGTGGGGGTGGACCTCTCCGACGCCTCCGTGCCACTGCTCGACCCGAGGACGTCGGCGTACTCACCCGAACTGCTGTCGCTGTTCGGCATCGAGTGGGCCCGGCCGCTGCTGCCCCGCGTTCTCGACGGACCCGACGCCACGGCGGGCCTCACCCGCGCGGCGGCGGCGGAACTCGGGCTCGCCGAGGGCACCCCCGTGGTGCTCGCCCCCTACGACGTGGCCTCGACGGCGCTGGGCGCGGGCTCCACCGCCGCGGGGCTGGCGTGCACGATCCTCGGCACGACCCTGTGCACGGAGGTGTTCACACCGACCGTGGACACCTCCGGTGATCCGTCCGGGCTCACGCTCGTCCTCGGATCCGGCGCCGACCTCGTGCGTGCTTTCCCGACCCTCGCCGGCACCGAGGTGCTCGGCTGGGCGAGTGATCTGCTCGGCCTGGCCCACCCGCGGGAGTTGAGCGCCCTGGCGGAGCAGGCCCCTCCGGGGGCGGGCGGTCTCGTGTTCCTGCCCTACCTCTCTCCCGCGGGAGAGCGGGTGCCGTTCCTCGACACGTCGGCACGGGGCACGTTCTGGGGCCTGAGCCTGGAGCACGGGCGCGACGCGGTGGCGCGGGCCGTGTTCGAGGGCCTCACCATGGTCGTCAAGGACTGCCTTCTGGCCGCGGGAGCACGGACCCACGAGCTGCGGGTGTGCGGGGGCGGCTCGAACAGTGAGATGTGGTGCCGCCTCATCGCCGACGTCACGGGCCTGCGTGTGGTGCGTCCCGCCGACGGCGAGGTCGGAGCCAAGGGCGCCTTCCTCACCGGGCTCGTGGCCACCGGTAGCGAACCCGACCTCACCCGTGCCGCGCGACGGCACGTCCGCCTCGACCGCACCTACGAACCCGAGCCCGACCTCGTCGAGGGCTACGCCGACCAGTACGAGCGGTTCGGCTCCCTCCGGCGGATCGCGACGCGGGGATGGCACCTCGATCGGCAAGGCCGGCAAGGACGGCAAGGACACCGGCAGGCGACACAGGAAGACCCGGCATGA
- a CDS encoding DeoR/GlpR family DNA-binding transcription regulator, whose translation MNGTIRSRRRALIRDRVRADGFVRASVLAEEFGVSVMTIHRDLDALQAQGWLARVRGGATSVPSETFHGDIAQRRTTMAQAKRALARAALERVRPGDTVMLDESTTCLHLAERLVERAPLTVITYFQPVVTMLAGVPGVTLIALGGEYFPAYDAFLGLYTAEGVAKIRADTLFMSTTAVAANRCYHHSQATVQVKRAMLASASRSVLMVDHTKFTRDGLYALAPLADFDLVLADDGLPVAEQRRVRDSGATLRVVATR comes from the coding sequence ATGAACGGCACCATCCGGTCGCGGCGGCGTGCGTTGATCCGCGACCGGGTGCGCGCCGACGGCTTCGTCAGGGCGTCCGTGCTCGCGGAGGAGTTCGGTGTCAGCGTGATGACGATCCACCGCGATCTCGACGCCCTCCAGGCGCAGGGCTGGCTCGCCCGGGTGCGCGGCGGCGCGACCTCCGTGCCCTCGGAGACGTTCCACGGCGACATCGCCCAGCGCAGGACCACGATGGCGCAGGCCAAGCGTGCACTCGCCCGCGCGGCGCTCGAGCGGGTCCGGCCCGGCGACACCGTGATGCTCGACGAGAGCACGACGTGCCTGCACCTGGCCGAGCGCCTCGTCGAACGCGCCCCGCTGACCGTGATCACCTACTTCCAGCCGGTGGTGACGATGCTCGCCGGTGTCCCGGGTGTCACGCTCATCGCCCTCGGCGGGGAGTACTTCCCGGCCTACGACGCGTTCCTCGGGCTCTACACCGCCGAAGGCGTGGCCAAGATCAGGGCCGACACTCTCTTCATGTCCACCACGGCCGTCGCGGCCAACCGCTGCTACCACCACTCGCAGGCCACGGTGCAGGTCAAGCGCGCGATGCTGGCCTCGGCGTCCCGGTCGGTGCTGATGGTCGACCACACGAAGTTCACCCGCGACGGCCTCTACGCGCTCGCGCCGCTGGCCGACTTCGACCTCGTGCTGGCCGACGACGGGCTTCCCGTGGCCGAGCAACGCCGCGTCCGGGACAGCGGCGCCACACTGAGGGTGGTCGCCACGCGGTAG
- a CDS encoding phospholipase D-like domain-containing protein → MRVRAVLASAALTVSLVSAPTAAAAAAEGQRPCGDAPTVPVRTAAVFNNPDAGQPTGVVEQICSLVKQAEPGSTIRLAHFVISGDAGEDFVDELVNAHRRGVDVQVVLDGWQDDSAAATALREEIGTDKARDSWLHVCDNLSPEGNTSSCLGTKGQHNKFYLFSRTGGRSNVVVQSSANFTDLNSSVYWNNATTLVENRRLYDAYASYFADLAEQHQDGDYYRTVTTGMRGGFVKAHFFPRAEGDPIEEFLAEVGCSGETTIRIGMSEWDSYRIGIAERLVELAEQGCGVRIVRGLMDGDVEALLSSHENIAMRTLDDSSRLPGRIHSKYLVVEGEIDGEADARRVLTGSPNFNHTSLRRNDEAMIATNLRSVYDAYRDNFEQMYAAAR, encoded by the coding sequence ATGCGTGTCAGGGCAGTTCTCGCTTCAGCCGCCCTCACGGTCTCACTGGTCTCGGCTCCCACGGCCGCTGCCGCGGCGGCGGAGGGACAGCGGCCGTGCGGTGACGCTCCCACGGTCCCGGTCAGGACCGCCGCCGTGTTCAACAACCCCGACGCGGGGCAGCCGACCGGCGTGGTCGAACAGATCTGTTCACTCGTCAAGCAGGCGGAGCCGGGGTCGACCATCCGGCTCGCCCACTTCGTCATCTCCGGCGACGCGGGGGAGGACTTCGTCGACGAGCTGGTGAACGCACACCGGCGTGGTGTCGACGTGCAGGTGGTGCTCGACGGCTGGCAGGACGACAGCGCCGCCGCGACCGCCCTGCGCGAGGAGATCGGCACCGACAAGGCGCGGGACTCCTGGCTGCACGTCTGCGACAACCTCTCACCGGAGGGCAACACGTCCTCGTGCCTCGGCACCAAGGGGCAGCACAACAAGTTCTACCTGTTCTCGCGCACGGGCGGCCGGTCGAACGTGGTCGTGCAGTCGTCGGCCAACTTCACCGACCTCAACTCGTCGGTGTACTGGAACAACGCCACGACGCTCGTGGAGAACCGCCGCCTGTACGACGCCTACGCCTCGTACTTCGCCGACCTCGCGGAACAGCACCAGGACGGCGACTACTACCGCACCGTGACCACGGGGATGCGAGGCGGCTTCGTGAAGGCTCACTTCTTCCCGAGGGCGGAGGGCGACCCGATCGAGGAGTTCCTCGCCGAGGTCGGATGTTCCGGCGAGACCACCATCCGCATCGGAATGTCCGAATGGGACAGTTACCGCATCGGCATCGCCGAGCGGCTCGTGGAGTTGGCCGAGCAGGGCTGCGGCGTCCGGATCGTGCGGGGGCTGATGGACGGCGACGTGGAGGCACTGCTGTCGAGCCACGAGAACATCGCCATGCGAACGCTCGACGATTCGAGCCGGCTTCCCGGCCGGATCCACTCGAAGTACCTCGTCGTCGAGGGAGAGATCGACGGCGAGGCCGACGCGCGTCGAGTGCTCACCGGCAGTCCGAACTTCAACCACACGTCGTTGCGGCGCAACGACGAGGCGATGATCGCGACCAACCTGCGGTCGGTGTACGACGCCTACCGGGACAACTTCGAGCAGATGTACGCCGCGGCGCGGTGA
- the gcvT gene encoding glycine cleavage system aminomethyltransferase GcvT — translation MTATPLTTPLHDVHVELGASFTEFAGWSMPVRYSSELAEHRAVREAAGQFDLSHMGEIEVTGADAARALDYALIGNLSGVKVGRARYTMLCDTDGGVLDDLVVYRLAEDRYLVVANAGNAALVAGALRERSEKFDATVTDVGERTALIAVQGPASAAIVAQATGVDLDSLRYYASMPASVDGHEVLLARTGYTGEDGFELFVDVGTDTGTDTGTDTGAAVATWRRLAEIGASHGLLPAGLACRDTLRLEAGMPLYGNELTAARTPFHANLGRVVKFDKPGDFVGRAALERAGDPDVVLVGLRGEGRRAPRHGYRVLDGDREVGEITSGALSPTLGYPIAMAYVTPEVAEPGTTLSVDIRGRKAPVDVVSLPFYQRTKG, via the coding sequence GTGACAGCCACGCCACTGACCACCCCACTCCACGACGTGCACGTCGAACTCGGCGCGTCGTTCACCGAGTTCGCGGGCTGGTCGATGCCCGTCCGGTACTCCAGCGAACTGGCCGAGCACCGCGCCGTGCGTGAGGCGGCCGGGCAGTTCGACCTCTCCCACATGGGCGAGATCGAGGTGACCGGTGCCGACGCCGCCCGCGCGCTGGACTACGCGCTGATCGGCAACCTGTCGGGCGTGAAGGTCGGGCGGGCGCGCTACACCATGCTGTGCGACACCGACGGCGGGGTGCTGGACGACCTCGTCGTCTACCGCCTGGCCGAGGACCGCTACCTCGTGGTCGCCAACGCGGGCAACGCCGCGCTCGTGGCTGGCGCCCTGCGGGAGCGGAGCGAGAAGTTCGACGCGACGGTCACCGACGTGGGCGAGCGCACCGCGCTCATCGCCGTGCAGGGCCCCGCGTCGGCGGCGATCGTGGCCCAGGCGACGGGCGTCGACCTCGACTCGCTGCGCTACTACGCGAGCATGCCCGCCTCCGTCGACGGCCACGAGGTGCTGCTCGCGCGCACCGGCTACACGGGGGAGGACGGCTTCGAGCTGTTCGTCGACGTCGGCACTGACACCGGCACTGACACCGGCACCGACACCGGCGCCGCCGTCGCCACCTGGAGGCGCCTCGCCGAGATCGGTGCCTCCCACGGTCTGCTGCCCGCGGGCCTCGCCTGCCGGGACACGCTGCGGTTGGAGGCGGGGATGCCGCTGTACGGCAACGAGCTGACGGCCGCGCGCACGCCGTTCCACGCGAACCTGGGGCGGGTCGTGAAGTTCGACAAGCCCGGCGACTTCGTGGGCCGCGCCGCCCTGGAACGGGCCGGCGACCCCGACGTCGTGCTCGTCGGCCTGCGTGGTGAGGGACGCCGTGCCCCGCGCCACGGCTACCGCGTGCTCGACGGCGACCGTGAGGTCGGCGAGATCACCAGCGGCGCCCTGTCGCCCACACTCGGCTACCCGATCGCGATGGCGTACGTCACGCCGGAGGTCGCCGAGCCCGGAACCACCCTGTCGGTCGACATCCGGGGCCGCAAGGCTCCGGTCGATGTCGTGTCCCTGCCCTTCTACCAGCGAACGAAAGGCTGA
- the gcvH gene encoding glycine cleavage system protein GcvH, with protein MTNIPQDLRYSREHEWIRTGSDGVVTVGVTAFAAESLGDVVFVQLPEAGSTVTAGEVCGEIESTKSVSELYAPVTGEVVEVNESVADSPETVNADPYDAGWLFTVRAESVPELLDADAYAALIQEG; from the coding sequence TTGACGAACATTCCGCAGGACCTCCGTTACAGCCGCGAGCACGAATGGATCCGCACGGGAAGTGACGGGGTCGTGACGGTCGGCGTCACCGCGTTCGCCGCCGAGTCGCTGGGTGACGTGGTCTTTGTCCAGCTTCCCGAGGCGGGTAGTACCGTCACAGCGGGTGAGGTGTGCGGCGAGATCGAGTCGACCAAGTCCGTCAGCGAGCTGTACGCACCGGTGACCGGTGAGGTCGTCGAGGTCAACGAGTCCGTCGCGGACTCGCCCGAGACCGTCAACGCCGACCCCTACGACGCGGGCTGGCTGTTCACGGTCCGCGCCGAGTCGGTGCCGGAGCTGCTCGACGCCGACGCCTACGCCGCGCTGATTCAGGAGGGCTGA
- a CDS encoding FGGY-family carbohydrate kinase — translation MTTSAHTPTGTDEGVWLGLDIGTQSVRCVAADRTGTVVASAARPLRSHREGRRHEQDPAQWWSALTAACGKTMSTVGSRPVRGLSLCATSGTVLLADTDLRPLTPGLMYDDARAADEAAHAVEVGAELWQALGYRPQASWALPKLLWLLRQHPATAETRLLHQADYLTGKLAGRLTAVDSSHALKTGYDLDGERWPTDVVAALGIPEGVLPEVVRPGTPIGEVCRASADATGIPAGTPIIAGMTDGCAAALGSGTFAVGSWNTVLGTTLVLKGVTDRRLHDPLGVVYSHRAPDGNWLPGGASSVGAGVLSDLFGDSDLDRLTTLASDRPTTTVVTYPLVSRGERFPFVAPDAERFTLGTPKDEVDAYAAVLRGVAFVERLCFDYLDLLGAPVDGTLTTTGGGARNHYWTRVRATALGRPLTVPRDADPAVGMALLARSAESSLAEAAREFVRDTETVEPQNADADVLTEGYLTLVDALHERGWLPTELTDHARNRSTR, via the coding sequence ATGACGACCAGCGCGCACACTCCGACAGGCACCGACGAAGGCGTGTGGCTCGGCCTCGACATCGGCACGCAGAGCGTGCGGTGCGTGGCCGCAGACCGCACGGGAACCGTCGTGGCGAGTGCGGCACGTCCCCTGCGCAGTCACCGCGAAGGGCGACGACACGAGCAGGACCCGGCACAGTGGTGGTCCGCGCTGACCGCCGCGTGCGGGAAGACGATGTCGACGGTGGGCTCCCGGCCGGTACGCGGGTTGTCGCTGTGCGCGACGTCGGGGACCGTGCTGCTCGCGGACACCGACCTCCGCCCGCTCACGCCCGGACTGATGTACGACGACGCGCGCGCCGCCGACGAGGCCGCACACGCCGTCGAGGTGGGCGCCGAACTGTGGCAGGCGCTGGGATACCGGCCGCAGGCGTCGTGGGCGCTGCCGAAGCTGTTGTGGCTGCTGCGCCAGCACCCCGCCACGGCGGAGACCCGGCTGCTGCACCAGGCCGACTACCTCACCGGAAAACTCGCGGGCCGCCTCACCGCCGTCGATTCGAGCCACGCCCTCAAGACGGGGTACGACCTGGACGGTGAGCGCTGGCCCACCGACGTCGTCGCCGCGCTCGGCATCCCCGAGGGCGTGCTGCCCGAGGTGGTCCGGCCGGGCACGCCGATCGGCGAGGTGTGCCGGGCCTCGGCCGACGCCACCGGTATCCCCGCGGGCACACCGATCATCGCGGGCATGACCGACGGCTGCGCGGCGGCACTGGGTTCCGGCACGTTCGCCGTCGGCTCGTGGAACACCGTGCTGGGAACCACGCTGGTGCTCAAGGGCGTCACCGACCGCAGGCTGCACGACCCGCTCGGCGTCGTGTACTCCCACCGCGCGCCCGACGGCAACTGGCTTCCCGGCGGGGCTTCCAGTGTCGGCGCCGGGGTCCTCAGCGACCTGTTCGGAGACTCGGACCTCGACCGGCTGACCACGCTGGCGTCCGACCGTCCGACCACGACGGTGGTGACGTATCCGCTGGTGTCCCGTGGGGAACGCTTCCCGTTCGTCGCGCCCGACGCCGAGCGGTTCACCCTCGGCACGCCGAAGGACGAGGTGGACGCCTACGCCGCCGTACTGCGGGGTGTCGCGTTCGTCGAGCGGCTCTGCTTCGACTATCTGGACCTGCTCGGCGCACCCGTCGACGGAACCCTCACCACGACCGGGGGCGGCGCACGCAACCACTACTGGACCCGCGTGCGCGCGACCGCCCTCGGCAGGCCCCTCACCGTGCCGCGCGACGCCGACCCCGCCGTCGGCATGGCGCTGCTCGCCCGGTCGGCAGAGTCGTCGCTCGCCGAGGCCGCGCGGGAGTTCGTCCGCGACACCGAGACCGTGGAACCCCAGAATGCGGACGCGGACGTGCTCACCGAGGGTTACCTGACACTGGTCGACGCGCTGCACGAGCGCGGCTGGCTGCCCACCGAACTGACCGACCACGCCCGGAACCGGAGCACTCGATGA
- a CDS encoding histidine phosphatase family protein — protein sequence MTDLVLVRHGETVWHHGNRYAGRTDVPLTDHGRQQAEVLGRWAATAGLDALWVSSLSRARDTAAPAARATGLEPHVDDRIVELDFGHGEGLTAQEMSARFPEARAAFTADPVANHLPGGEDPVLAVERMTDCVNDIVKAHPDGHVLVVGHSSAHRLLLCHLLGLPLSAYRRAFPVFRNCAITTVRWDGTGPAALIEYNVPVGG from the coding sequence ATGACCGATCTCGTCCTGGTCCGCCACGGAGAGACCGTGTGGCACCACGGCAACCGTTACGCCGGACGCACCGACGTGCCACTCACCGACCACGGCAGGCAGCAGGCCGAGGTGCTGGGCCGCTGGGCCGCCACGGCCGGTCTCGACGCGCTGTGGGTGTCGTCGCTGTCCCGTGCCCGCGACACCGCCGCACCGGCCGCGCGCGCGACGGGCCTGGAACCGCATGTCGACGACCGGATAGTGGAACTCGACTTCGGGCACGGCGAGGGGCTGACCGCGCAGGAGATGTCCGCCCGGTTCCCGGAGGCTCGCGCCGCGTTCACCGCCGACCCGGTGGCGAACCACCTGCCCGGTGGGGAGGATCCGGTACTGGCGGTCGAGCGGATGACCGACTGCGTGAACGACATCGTGAAGGCGCATCCGGACGGACACGTGCTCGTGGTGGGACACTCGTCCGCCCACCGGCTGCTGCTGTGCCACCTGCTCGGTCTGCCGCTGAGCGCCTACCGCCGCGCGTTTCCCGTGTTCCGCAACTGCGCGATCACCACGGTGCGCTGGGACGGCACCGGCCCGGCGGCGCTGATCGAGTACAACGTCCCGGTGGGTGGCTGA
- the gcvP gene encoding aminomethyl-transferring glycine dehydrogenase produces the protein MSPSTSPFVSRHVGPGPSERAKMVAECGFGSLDALVAAAVPSAIRTEGELRLPAPASEEQAIAELRELARRNRPMTQMIGLGYHDTVTPAVIRRNVLENPAWYTAYTPYQPEISQGRLEALLNFQTMVSDLTGLATANASLLDEGTAVAEAVMLMKRASKSKSHTVVVDAECLPQTVAVVRTRAQAVGVEVDVRDLSQGLPEEFFGVVVQYPGASGVLRAPDFYREIGEAAKQAKALYCVAADLLALTLLAAPGEFGADLAAGTTQRFGVPLGYGGPHAGYLAVRSGLERSLPGRLVGVSIDAAGAPAYRLALQTREQHIRREKATSNICTAQVLLAVMASMYAVYHGPDGLRRIAERVHGHAVALADALRAGGVEVVHDRFFDTVLARVPGRAEAVLAAAREAGVNLGGVDADHVRVACDEVTTPEVLAAVLGAFGVEGAPELGAAASSAGSASSTLPEGLRRTSDYLTHEVFHSYRSETAMLRYLRRLADSDYALDRGMIPLGSCTMKLNATTEMEPITWPEFANIHPFAPAEDSEGYRELVGQLSRWLAEVTGYDSVSLQPNAGSQGELAGLLAIRAYHRANGQPERDVCLIPSSAHGTNAASAVLAGMRVVVVACTSDGDVDLDDLRAKVDAHRDTLAAIMVTYPSTHGVYETGIGELAEIVHEAGGQVYVDGANLNALLGLAKPGEFGGDVSHLNLHKTFCIPHGGGGPGVGPVAVRAHLAPYLPNHPLTPEAGPETGVGPISAAPFGSASILPISWAYVRMMGARGLTEATKVAVLNANYVAARLAPHYPVLYTGQNGLVAHECILDLRGLTKQTGVTVDDVAKRLIDYGFHAPTMSFPVPGTLMVEPTESEDLAELDRFCEAMIAIRHEIDQVADGVWPVEASPLRNAPHTVEQLAGDWTLPYDRRTAVYPGRTSPKGKYFSPVRRIEGAYGDRNLVCSCPPVSSYESAGSAS, from the coding sequence ATGTCCCCCTCAACCTCGCCGTTCGTCTCCCGGCACGTCGGCCCAGGGCCGTCCGAGCGGGCCAAGATGGTGGCCGAGTGTGGCTTCGGCAGTCTCGACGCGCTGGTCGCGGCCGCTGTGCCGAGCGCGATCCGCACCGAGGGCGAGCTGCGGCTGCCCGCGCCCGCGTCGGAGGAACAGGCCATCGCGGAGCTGCGTGAGCTGGCGCGGCGCAACCGGCCGATGACCCAGATGATCGGCCTCGGCTACCACGACACCGTCACCCCCGCCGTCATCCGCCGCAACGTGCTGGAGAACCCCGCCTGGTACACGGCCTACACGCCGTACCAGCCGGAGATCTCGCAGGGACGGCTGGAGGCGCTGCTCAACTTCCAGACCATGGTCTCCGACCTCACGGGCCTGGCCACCGCGAACGCGTCGTTGCTCGACGAGGGCACGGCCGTGGCCGAGGCCGTGATGCTGATGAAGCGTGCGTCGAAGTCGAAGTCGCACACCGTGGTGGTCGACGCCGAGTGCCTGCCACAGACCGTCGCGGTGGTGCGCACCCGCGCGCAGGCGGTGGGGGTCGAGGTCGACGTCCGCGACCTGTCGCAGGGACTGCCCGAGGAGTTCTTCGGCGTCGTCGTGCAGTACCCGGGGGCCTCCGGTGTGCTGCGCGCACCGGACTTCTACCGCGAGATCGGCGAGGCGGCCAAGCAGGCCAAGGCGCTCTACTGCGTGGCCGCCGACCTGCTCGCCCTCACCCTTCTCGCGGCCCCGGGCGAGTTCGGGGCCGACCTCGCGGCGGGCACCACGCAACGCTTCGGCGTCCCGCTCGGCTACGGCGGACCACACGCCGGGTACCTCGCGGTCCGTTCGGGGCTGGAGCGGTCGCTGCCCGGCAGGCTCGTCGGGGTTTCGATCGACGCCGCCGGCGCGCCCGCCTACCGGCTGGCGTTGCAGACGCGGGAGCAGCACATCCGGCGCGAGAAGGCCACGAGCAACATCTGCACCGCCCAGGTGCTGCTGGCCGTGATGGCGTCGATGTACGCCGTCTACCACGGCCCCGACGGGCTGCGGCGGATCGCCGAGCGGGTGCACGGGCACGCCGTCGCGCTGGCGGACGCGCTGCGCGCGGGCGGCGTCGAGGTGGTGCACGACCGCTTCTTCGACACCGTGCTCGCCCGCGTGCCGGGCCGTGCGGAGGCGGTGCTGGCCGCCGCCCGAGAGGCGGGCGTGAACCTCGGTGGCGTCGACGCCGACCACGTGCGCGTGGCGTGCGACGAGGTCACCACCCCCGAGGTGCTGGCCGCGGTGCTCGGCGCGTTCGGCGTCGAGGGGGCACCGGAGCTGGGGGCTGCGGCGTCCTCGGCGGGATCGGCGTCCTCGACACTGCCCGAGGGCCTGCGGCGCACCAGCGACTACCTCACACACGAGGTGTTCCACTCCTACCGGTCGGAGACCGCGATGCTGCGCTACCTTCGCAGGCTCGCCGACTCCGACTACGCCCTCGACCGCGGCATGATCCCGCTCGGTTCGTGCACGATGAAGCTCAACGCCACCACCGAGATGGAGCCGATCACGTGGCCGGAGTTCGCGAACATCCACCCGTTCGCGCCCGCCGAGGACTCCGAGGGCTACCGCGAGCTCGTCGGGCAGCTCTCCCGGTGGCTGGCCGAGGTCACCGGCTACGACAGCGTGTCCCTGCAGCCCAACGCCGGTAGCCAGGGTGAGCTCGCCGGGCTGCTGGCCATCCGGGCCTACCACCGGGCGAACGGGCAACCCGAACGGGACGTGTGCCTCATCCCGTCGTCGGCACACGGCACCAACGCGGCGTCCGCCGTGCTGGCCGGGATGCGCGTGGTCGTGGTCGCGTGCACGTCCGACGGTGACGTGGACCTCGACGACCTGCGCGCCAAGGTCGACGCCCACCGCGACACGCTCGCCGCGATCATGGTCACCTACCCGTCCACGCACGGCGTGTACGAGACCGGCATCGGCGAGCTGGCCGAGATCGTGCACGAGGCGGGCGGCCAGGTCTACGTCGACGGTGCCAACCTCAACGCGTTGCTGGGGCTGGCCAAACCGGGAGAGTTCGGCGGTGACGTCTCGCACCTGAACCTGCACAAGACGTTCTGCATCCCGCACGGCGGCGGTGGGCCGGGCGTCGGTCCCGTGGCGGTGCGCGCCCACCTCGCCCCGTACCTGCCGAACCACCCGCTGACACCCGAGGCGGGCCCCGAGACGGGCGTCGGACCGATCTCGGCGGCGCCGTTCGGCTCGGCGTCGATCCTGCCGATCTCCTGGGCCTACGTGCGCATGATGGGCGCGCGGGGACTCACCGAGGCCACCAAGGTCGCCGTGTTGAACGCCAACTACGTGGCCGCGCGGCTGGCCCCCCACTACCCGGTGCTCTACACCGGTCAGAACGGGCTCGTCGCCCACGAGTGCATCCTCGACCTGCGCGGCCTCACCAAGCAGACCGGCGTCACGGTCGACGACGTCGCCAAGCGGCTCATCGACTACGGCTTCCACGCGCCGACGATGTCGTTCCCCGTGCCCGGCACGCTCATGGTGGAGCCCACCGAGAGCGAGGACCTCGCCGAGCTCGACCGGTTCTGCGAGGCGATGATCGCCATCCGCCACGAGATCGACCAGGTCGCGGACGGTGTCTGGCCCGTCGAGGCCAGCCCCCTGCGCAACGCACCGCACACGGTCGAACAGCTCGCCGGGGACTGGACCCTGCCCTACGACCGGCGCACCGCCGTCTACCCGGGCCGTACGTCGCCGAAGGGCAAGTACTTCTCGCCGGTGCGGCGTATCGAAGGTGCCTACGGCGACCGCAATCTCGTCTGCTCCTGCCCGCCCGTCTCCTCCTACGAAAGCGCAGGTTCCGCGTCGTGA